One Nicotiana tomentosiformis chromosome 4, ASM39032v3, whole genome shotgun sequence genomic window carries:
- the LOC104101864 gene encoding protein ASPARTIC PROTEASE IN GUARD CELL 2-like, giving the protein MFVPLQRRVAIVLLAVFIFSIPNTTTATETKTSAGHAIPFPIHEHFNVKQTIKESTRIHPPPSKTQGVAEEEEEFLEKGNWKLKLLHRDKLPFPHFTDHPHRLEARVKRDVKRVDTLIHKITGGNNNNVYEVEEFGSEVISGMEQGSGEYFVRIGVGSPVREQYMVIDAGSDIVWVQCQPCTHCYHQSDPVFDPSLSASFSGVPCTSSLCERVDNSGCHAGRCKYEVMYGDGSYTKGTVALETLTFGRTVVRDVAIGCGHSNGGMFIGAAGLLGLGGGSMSLMGQLGGQTGGAFSYCLVSRGTGSTGSLEFGREILPMGAAWVPLIRNPQAPSFYYIGLSGLGVGGARVAISEDVFRLTEVGDGGVVMDTGTAVTRLPTAVYEAFRNAFIAQTASLPRAPAMSIFDTCYDLNEFVTVRVPTVSFFLMGGPILTLPARNFLIPVDERGTFCFAFAPSPTRLSIIGNIQQEGIQISIDGANGFVGFGPNIC; this is encoded by the coding sequence ATGTTTGTTCCCTTACAAAGACGAGTCGCAATTGTGCTCCTTGCAGTGTTCATTTTCTCCATTCCCAACACTACAACCGCAACTGAAACCAAAACCTCAGCTGGCCATGCAATCCCATTTCCCATCCACGAACACTTTAATGTCAAACAAACCATTAAAGAATCTACAAGAATCCACCCACCACCATCTAAAACACAGGGTGTggcagaagaagaagaggagtttCTTGAAAAGGGAAACTGGAAACTCAAGCTTCTTCACAGAGACAAACTGCCTTTTCCCCACTTCACTGATCATCCTCACCGTCTCGAAGCTCGCGTTAAAAGAGACGTCAAAAGAGTGGATACACTCATTCACAAAATAACAGGAGGCAATAATAATAATGTTTATGAGGTGGAGGAATTCGGGAGTGAGGTGATTTCGGGTATGGAGCAAGGAAGTGGAGAATACTTCGTGAGGATTGGTGTGGGCAGTCCTGTTAGAGAGCAATACATGGTAATTGATGCTGGCAGTGATATTGTGTGGGTCCAGTGCCAGCCTTGTACCCACTGCTACCACCAGTCCGACCCGGTATTTGACCCGTCTCTTTCCGCTTCTTTTTCTGGGGTACCATGTACCTCATCCCTCTGTGAACGGGTCGACAACTCGGGCTGCCACGCAGGCCGCTGCAAATATGAAGTCATGTATGGTGACGGGTCGTACACCAAGGGAACCGTGGCCCTTGAGACGCTCACTTTTGGTCGCACCGTGGTTCGGGACGTGGCAATTGGTTGCGGTCACAGTAACGGTGGAATGTTTATTGGGGCTGCTGGTTTGTTAGGTCTTGGAGGTGGGTCCATGTCACTCATGGGACAACTCGGTGGACAAACGGGCGGTGCATTTAGTTACTGTTTGGTTAGTCGGGGCACCGGATCAACCGGATCACTTGAATTCGGGCGTGAAATACTACCCATGGGTGCAGCATGGGTACCATTGATCCGAAACCCACAGGCCCCTAGTTTCTATTATATTGGCTTGTCGGGTCTTGGAGTTGGAGGAGCACGTGTAGCAATATCTGAAGATGTTTTCAGGTTGACTGAGGTAGGAGATGGTGGAGTGGTCATGGACACAGGGACAGCCGTGACAAGGCTTCCGACAGCGGTCTACGAGGCGTTCCGTAATGCATTCATTGCCCAAACCGCTAGCCTTCCACGGGCACCTGCCATGTCAATATTCGACACATGCTACGATCTAAACGAGTTTGTGACGGTTCGGGTACCAACCGTTTCGTTTTTCCTCATGGGTGGTCCAATTTTAACCCTCCCAGCTAGGAACTTTCTGATTCCAGTGGACGAAAGGGGCACATTCTGCTTTGCGTTCGCTCCATCTCCTACGAGACTTTCCATTATTGGGAATATCCAGCAAGAAGGCATCCAAATTTCTATTGATGGGGCAAATGGTTTCGTGGGATTTGGCCCCAACATATGCTAG